The DNA region TCTGGTAGCTCGTCAGGCTCATAACCTGAAGGTCGTCCGTTCAAATCGGGCCCCCGCAATATTTTTAGAGTCCGTTCTCCCTCATAGATAAAACCAACATCCGCCAGAATTATCCTTGATTTTCTTAATATATTTTTCCCTTGAATTATTGATTTGATGAAGTAAAATATAACCTGTAAGTATTTGATCCCGGCAGTAGATAAATATTGCAGCAGGTTCATCCGGGATTCCATTCTTATGGAGGTGGGAATGGAAAATATGAAATCGCCCCAGAACTGCTGGCAATATTGCTCTTGTGTTAAGGCTATTAGAGAGCGCTGTGCTGTTTATAAAGAAAAATATGGGCAGAGATGCTGGTTTCTCGCAGGATGCTCTCCTATGCAGCCTAGAGAATTCAAGAATTGCTGGGAATGCCCCTGGTATGCTGAAATATCAAAAAGAGAAAAAGTCCGAAACCGGGTCAAACAGGAATAATATTTTTGAATATATGACTCCTCGCGATAAATTTAATACGGGAACTGTCTTAAAGCAGCCCCCGTATTTTTTTTATCGGCAGGCCGCAATATTTTTCTTGCTGGTTTTTATATCAGCAAATACCTGCACATATTCTTACGCCGAAACCGTGATTCTTAAATCCGGAAAACAGGTCAACGGAGACATCATTGAGAGGACAGATAAGCATATAAAAATTGATTTTGAGGGCGTGCCGTTGGTGTATTTTGTTGATGAAATTGACAGGATCGTCCCTGAACCTTCTCCGGAGCTTTTAAAGATAGAAGGCAGCCTTGACCGTAATGCAGACATAATCCGGCCGGAAGCACAGAGCCCTGAGGAGGAAGTTCCCGCTCAGGAATACGAGAATGAGGTTAACGCAATAGTACAGGATTCAATGTCATCTATAATGAGCGAATCAAACAGTATTATGCAGGGCTCAGGCAACAAGGCCTCACTGGAAGGGGTAAAGAAAAAATCCGAGGAAGCTTATAAAAAACTTCAGAACATGAAAGCGCCGGAAGGGGCCAGCCAGCAGCATCAGCTTTTGGCTGATACTTTCAAGCTTTCCTCTGAACTTATGAAAGCTGCAATGGATGGCGATCAGGCAAAGATAGCCGAAATAAACAGTAAATTGATGCAGCTTAGGCAAGAGATTACGTCACAGGCCGCGACAAGTAATGTACCGGATAGAAACAGTAACACCGGAAATAAAAAATAATTTTTTAATTCTATTGTGGAGAGATATTCTTTGGAGATAATGGAAAGTAAACAGATAAGGATTTCTTTGATATCACTGCTTTCGTTGATATTTTTTGGCTATAGTTTCTTGTTTTTTACTTTCTTTTTCCCTTTGAGAAGCTACCCCTGGTTTATCACTCTTAAATATTTGTTTTGTACTATTGTCAGCCTGCTAGGATTGATCGCTTCGATCTTTGTGTTTGACAATAAGAAATGGGCGCTGAAAATGATACTTGGCTCCTGTCTGGTTTTTCTCGGGTTTTGGCTTATCACGGATATCGGCCAGTTTATTGCCCTGGAGTCTTTGTTAAAGAGCCCGATAGCCAGGCTTTCGATAGTCCTGAATGAAAGAAAAGTAATCGTATATATATTTTGGTTACTACTTGCCTGGTTCTTATCTCTGCCTAAAATACGGGATGAATTCAAATAGTGCATAGAGATGAGTTCATGGTTGATGGTTCGTGGACATATGAATATTTCTATGAACCATGAACTATGAACAATGAACTAATATAATCCCCTTGACAATTTCTGGTTCATGGATAATATATAAATGATTGGTAAGGTAGAAAAAATTTATAGCAGCAAAACGTCTTCATAACATTTTATTTACAAACCTGCCTTATCAAGCCACCATAATTAACAAATAATTACAGCAAAAATATTTCTTTAGGAGAATTTCTATGGATGCGATTCTTTTCCTCAGGCTTCTGGATGACGAACGTGTTGCCCGGGAGATTGACAGGTACAAATGGATAGAGAGTGAAAGGCTAAAAAAGGATATAGGCAGGGAAAGGGCAGCTATGGAATGGATCAAGGCCTACGGCATGATTTGGCTTAAAATACACAAGCCAAATGACTATAGCTTTCTTATAGGCCGGGGAAAAACCGGTTATTTAGATAGCAGTCAAGCTAAACCTTTGACTGCGAAGATATAATAAGATTGCTTGCAGCATTATTGAAGGTCACCCGGGTTAAAATTAGCGTTTTTTGGCTGGCTGACAAGTTTATATACCTCTTTTAGTTAGGCAAAATCAGCATTTATAGCTATAGAAATTGATTTGCCAAAGATTTAAATTCTGATATAATAATTGCCTGCGGAGGATGCCTATGATTGAGCGTTATTGTCTGCCCCAAATGGGAAAAATATGGCAGGAGGATTTTAAGTTCAGGACGATGCTTGCCATAGAAATATTTGCCTTAGAATACCTTGCCTCTAAAAAAGCGGTCCCGCTTGACTCTCTAAAAAGAATAAAGAAAAAAGCAAAATTTGATATTAAACAGATAAAGAAAATAGAAGAAAAAACCCAGCACGATGTCGTTGCTTTTGTCAATTGCGTCGGAAGTTATATCGGGAAAGACGCAAAATACCTGCATATGGGGCTTACGTCTTCAGATGTGCTTGATACTACTTTAGGGGTACAACTTAAGAGTGCTTCTGATATTATAGTCGGCGGACTTAACAGGGTGCTTTTTGTGCTTTCCAGAAAAGCCTTGAAATATAAAGATATGGTTTGCATAGGCAGGACCCACGGTATACATGCTGAACCGACGACATTCGGCCTTAAGCTGGCGCTATGGTATGACGAAACCAAGCGTAATATAGAAAGAATGCGTTCCGCAAAAGAAGCAGTATCAACCGGAAAGATATCCGGAGCTGTGGGTACATATGCCAATATAGACCCGCAGGCAGAAGCTTATATCTGCAGGAAGCTCGGGCTCAGGCCGGCTAAGATTTCTACACAGATAATCCAGAGGGATATT from Candidatus Omnitrophota bacterium includes:
- a CDS encoding adenylosuccinate lyase, which encodes MIERYCLPQMGKIWQEDFKFRTMLAIEIFALEYLASKKAVPLDSLKRIKKKAKFDIKQIKKIEEKTQHDVVAFVNCVGSYIGKDAKYLHMGLTSSDVLDTTLGVQLKSASDIIVGGLNRVLFVLSRKALKYKDMVCIGRTHGIHAEPTTFGLKLALWYDETKRNIERMRSAKEAVSTGKISGAVGTYANIDPQAEAYICRKLGLRPAKISTQIIQRDIYAEYMCTLAIIGASLEKFATEIRHLQRTEVLEAEEPFGKGQKGSSAMPHKRNPVICERICGLSRLLRGNALVALENVSLWHERDISHSSAERVIFADSTLALDYMLHKFIEVIDGLVVHPDNMLANMAKTKGLIFSQRVLLALMAKGLARSQAYDIVQRCAMKTWKGQKSFRDNLLQDSQLLKHLNPKELDKIFDLDYYLRHVDKIFHNVGL